One Aegilops tauschii subsp. strangulata cultivar AL8/78 chromosome 7, Aet v6.0, whole genome shotgun sequence genomic window carries:
- the LOC109774305 gene encoding disease resistance protein RGA4, translating into MEAAVASALTKEVVLKLVALLSEKHKLSRGLKDDIRFIRTELDMISSARDSHMAMAAGRDPASSSSRISMEEMRDLAHDIEDCIDRFLPCPCVACQGQGEAASVLRRVKKAATSARSRFAAEIHKLRSRLKDAHDRRVNYQAVNGSSAGASPPAADTGAETDPVGIDEPKQELVDILLQQTGPGKPGVISIVGFGGSGKTTLARAVYECPGVVRRFPCRAWAAASEHRDADGLLTTILRQLHTADAPLPQISMDGFLRTTECLIVIDDINKQHWDVIKSILPRETKSRIIVTTSLQSVANACSSGDGYVYKMSILNAEHSKVLLMKKVFFQGCSPELERGSTAIVEKCDGLPLALVCVAKFLLGENELTGSHCARVCHNLGHHMEKEADFTKLQQVLVNNYSSLSGYPLRTSLLYTSVFPNGRPIRRNTLIRRWLAEGYVQCQYKRSDLEVADENFRELIDRNIIRPIDASNNAKVKTCRTHGIMHEFMLHKSMSDNFITSLHDQNRSNFRHLFIQNHASGSTLSSNQRTSPASDDAAGSEKFRARSLTISGDAGEAASEFCRCELLRVLDLGECNDLEDSHLKDIHKLWHLKYLSLGGTISNLPKKIDKLHCLETLDLRKTKIEILPVEVIGLPHLAYLFGKFKFGKKDLRKSEIAEFSQRKSKLKSLAGFYADGNPGFLQLMAHMKELKKVKIWCESTGADNRGLPDISKAVQKFAQDGMDTTGIRSLSLNLGNTMGDFLGSIQEYCYLSSLKLHGQLSVLPQFVTSLCGLTELCLSSTNLMGHDLSNLRKLRYLLYLKLVEADLGSFTIDNGDFPSLRRLCLVVKMPILPAIKEGALPYLVSLQLLCKDLLDLSGMRIEFHDCLEEVALDSMVSARTAEMWETAAKKHPKRPKVVFLKRIDPSEPASAAKYVAADGPTREKCIVDSPQSGSRSKHDSFLKKTVVSDPPRVASEPSGAGNGAMPPSASIC; encoded by the exons atGGAGGCTGCGGTGGCGAGCGCTCTGACCAAGGAGGTTGTACTGAAGCTCGTGGCGCTGCTGAGCGAGAAGCACAAGCTGTCGAGGGGCCTCAAGGACGACATCCGCTTCATCCGGACCGAGCTCGACATGATCTCCAGCGCCAGGGACAGCCACATGGCGATGGCGGCAGGGCGGGATCCGGCGAGCAGCTCCTCGCGCATATCCATGGAGGAGATGCGTGATCTGGCGCACGACATCGAGGATTGCATAGACCGGTTCCTGCCCTGCCCCTGCGTGGCCTGCCAGGGTCAGGGTGAGGCCGCGTCCGTCCTCCGCCGCGTCAAGAAGGCGGCCACCAGCGCCAGATCCCGGTTCGCGGCGGAGATCCACAAGCTCCGGAGCAGGCTCAAGGACGCCCACGACCGAAGGGTCAACTACCAAGCCGTCAACGGATCCTCCGCCGgagcttctccgccggccgcggACACGGGGGCGGAGACCGACCCCGTGGGCATCGACGAGCCAAAGCAGGAGCTTGTAGACATCTTGTTGCAGCAGACCGGGCCGGGGAAGCCCGGCGTGATATCCATCGTCGGGTTCGGCGGCTCCGGGAAGACCACGCTCGCAAGGGCAGTGTATGAGTGCCCCGGAGTCGTCCGGAGATTCCCCTGCCGCGCCTGGGCTGCGGCCTCGGAGCACAGGGACGCCGACGGGCTCCTGACCACGATACTCCGGCAACTCCACACCGCCGATGCGCCGCTGCCCCAAATTTCCATGGATGGTTTTCTGCGGACTACAGA GTGTTTAATTGTAATCGATGACATCAACAAGCAGCACTGGGATGTCATCAAATCCATCTTACCCAGGGAAACAAAAAGCAGAATTATAGTTACCACGTCTCTCCAGTCAGTAGCTAATGCTTGCAGCTCAGGTGATGGTTATGTTTACAAGATGAGCATTCTTAATGCGGAGCACTCCAAGGTTTTGCTAATGAAGAAGGTTTTCTTCCAAGGATGTTCACCTGAACTGGAGCGGGGTTCAACAGCAATTGTGGAGAAGTGTGATGGCCTTCCACTTGCTCTTGTGTGTGTGGCCAAGTTTTTGCTAGGCGAGAATGAGCTCACGGGAAGTCACTGTGCGCGCGTTTGCCACAACCTCGGGCATCATATGGAGAAGGAGGCAGACTTCACAAAATTGCAACAGGTTCTTGTAAATAACTACAGCAGCCTGTCTGGTTATCCTCTGAGGACCTCCTTGCTATACACGAGTGTGTTCCCAAATGGTCGCCCAATCAGGAGGAATACTTTAATCAGGCGATGGCTAGCTGAAGGGTATGTCCAGTGTCAATATAAACGCAGTGATCTGGAGGTAGCAGATGAAAACTTCCGGGAACTTATTGACCGGAACATCATCCGGCCGATCGATGCTAGCAACAATGCAAAAGTGAAGACGTGCAGAACTCATGGAATCATGCACGAGTTCATGCTGCACAAGTCAATGTCTGATAACTTCATCACATCTCTTCATGATCAAAATCGAAGTAATTTCCGTCACCTGTTCATCCAAAACCATGCAAGTGGCAGCACCTTGAGCTCGAACCAGCGTACAAGTCCAGCAAGCGATGATGCAGCTGGCAGCGAGAAATTCCGCGCCCGGTCTCTGACCATCTCTGGGGATGCGGGAGAAGCTGCTTCTGAGTTTTGCAGGTGCGAGCTGCTGCGAGTGTTGGATCTGGGAGAATGCAATGATTTGGAGGACAGTCATCTCAAGGACATACATAAGCTGTGGCATCTAAAATATCTGAGCCTTGGGGGCACTATCAGCAACCTTCCGAAGAAAATTGACAAGCTACACTGTTTAGAGACCCTGGATCTGAGGAAGACAAAGATAGAGATATTGCCAGTGGAAGTCATTGGGTTGCCTCACCTAGCTTACCTGTTTGGAAAGTTTAAGTTTGGGAAAAAGGACTTGAGAAAGAGTGAAATAGCGGAGTTCTCGCAAAGAAAAAGTAAGTTGAAGTCTCTTGCAGGATTTTATGCAGATGGAAACCCTGGATTTCTACAACTGATGGCTCATATGAAAGAACTGAAAAAGGTTAAGATATGGTGTGAATCCACTGGCGCAGACAACAGAGGCTTGCCTGACATTTCAAAGGCAGTTCAGAAGTTTGCTCAGGATGGCATGGACACAACCGGCATTCGTTCTCTGTCACTCAATCTTGGGAATACCATGGGTGACTTCCTGGGTTCTATTCAAGAATATTGTTATCTTAGCTCGCTGAAACTGCACGGCCAGCTTAGTGTATTGCCTCAGTTTGTTACATCCCTGTGTGGCCTCACGGAATTGTGCCTTTCGTCGACTAATCTGATGGGGCATGATCTATCGAACCTGCGCAAGCTGCGCTACTTGCTTTACCTCAAGCTGGTTGAGGCTGACCTTGGGAGCTTCACCATAGACAATGGGGACTTCCCAAGCCTGCGACGCCTATGCCTTGTGGTGAAAATGCCCATCCTCCCTGCAATCAAAGAGGGAGCCCTGCCGTACCTTGTCTCACTCCAGCTGCTCTGCAAGGACCTCCTTGATCTTTCAGGCATGAGAATCGAGTTCCATGATTGTCTTGAGGAAGTTGCCCTCGATTCTATGGTCAGTGCCAGAACGGCAGAAATGTGGGAAACGGCAGCGAAGAAGCATCCCAAGAGACCAAAAGTTGTGTTTCTCAAAAGGATTGACCCGAGCGAACCCGCGTCCGCTGCGAAATACGTCGCGGCGGATGGGCCAACACGTGAGAAATGCATAGTCGATTCGCCTCAGTCAGGTTCGAGGAGCAAACACGATTCGTTTCTGAAGAAGACGGTTGTTTCAGACCCACCTCGGGTTGCATCTGAGCCGTCCGGTGCTGGGAACGGCGCGATGCCTCCTTCTGCAAG CATATGTTGA
- the LOC109774316 gene encoding NAC domain-containing protein 21/22, whose translation MSSLSMVEARLPPGFRFHPLDDELVLDYLSRKLGGGAGGAAAAVASIYGCPAMVDVDLNKIEPWDLPEIACIGGKEWYFYSLRDRKYATGQRTNRATESGYWKATGKDRAISRKGLLVGMRKTLVFYEGRAPKGKKTEWVMHEFRKEGQGDLMKLPLKEDWVLCRVFYKTRTTIAKAPTGSSYNIDSAAATSLPPLIDNNYIAFDHPAMSTVQNLEGYEQVPCFSNGPSSHPSSSASMNIPVTAMAPMAADQEQQHMGKAIKDALSQLTRFEQGNVKREAPAQGGVFAQDGFEYLAESGFSQMWNSLN comes from the exons ATGAGTTCGCTCAGCATGGTGGAGGCGAGGCTGCCGCCGGGGTTCAGGTTCCACCCGCTGGACGACGAGCTCGTGCTCGATTACCTGTCCAGGaagctcggcggcggcgccggaggggCGGCGGCCGCGGTGGCGAGCATCTACGGCTGCCCCGCCATGGTCGACGTCGACCTCAACAAGATCGAGCCCTGGGACCTCCCCG AAATTGCATGCATTGGTGGCAAGGAGTGGTACTTCTACAGCTTAAGAGACAGGAAGTACGCTACAGGCCAGAGAACAAATAGAGCAACTGAATCAGGCTACTGGAAGGCCACAGGGAAAGACCGTGCGATAAGCCGGAAAGGGTTGCTAGTTGGCATGAGAAAAACCCTGGTGTTTTATGAAGGTAGAGCCCCTAAGGGTAAGAAGACTGAGTGGGTCATGCACGAATTCCGCAAGGAAGGGCAAGGCGATCTGATGAAGTTGCCACTCAAG GAGGACTGGGTCTTGTGTAGGGTTTTCTACAAGACCAGGACAACCATCGCCAAGGCACCCACAGGGAGCAGCTACAACATTGACAGTGCAGCCGCAACCTCACTGCCTCCCCTCATTGACAACAACTACATTGCCTTTGACCATCCTGCAATGTCGACGGTGCAAAACCTAGAGGGTTATGAGCAAGTGCCCTGCTTCTCCAATGGCCCCTCCTCTCACCCGTCGTCGTCGGCCTCGATGAACATCCCGGTGACGGCGATGGCGCCCATGGCCGCTGATCAGGAGCAGCAGCACATGGGTAAGGCGATCAAGGACGCGCTGAGCCAGCTCACCAGGTTTGAGCAAGGCAACGTGAAGAGGGAGGCGCCTGCCCAGGGTGGTGTGTTTGCTCAAGATGGGTTCGAGTACTTAGCTGAGAGTGGCTTCTCACAGATGTGGAACTCACTCAATTGA